One window of Paenibacillus sp. FSL K6-3182 genomic DNA carries:
- the pyrF gene encoding orotidine-5'-phosphate decarboxylase, with translation MKLTKEQAAGRIMVALDYPDAAAAERLIAELQGIPCFIKVGMQLFYAAGPSFVQSLKERGYYVFLDVKMHDIPNTVKGGSNSVTKLGVDMFNVHAAGGSDMMEAALEGVDIALTGSSLRKPTVIAVTHLTSTSQSMLNEQIGISGTVEAAVLRYAELTKKAGLDGVVASPSEVEAIKSLCGSSFKTVTPGIRPIGADVNDQSRIMTPSEALRKGTDYMVIGRPITAAPNPRAALESIIEELISYE, from the coding sequence ATGAAATTGACTAAAGAGCAAGCAGCAGGACGGATTATGGTAGCCCTTGATTATCCAGATGCAGCAGCGGCTGAACGTTTAATTGCCGAACTGCAAGGCATTCCCTGTTTCATAAAGGTGGGCATGCAGTTGTTTTATGCTGCTGGTCCTTCCTTCGTGCAAAGCTTGAAAGAGCGTGGTTACTACGTATTTCTTGATGTGAAAATGCATGATATTCCGAACACTGTCAAAGGCGGCTCTAATAGCGTAACGAAATTGGGAGTTGACATGTTTAACGTCCATGCAGCAGGGGGCAGTGATATGATGGAGGCTGCGCTTGAGGGTGTAGATATTGCATTAACAGGCAGCAGCCTTCGTAAGCCAACGGTAATCGCGGTAACTCATTTGACAAGTACGAGCCAGTCCATGCTCAATGAGCAGATCGGTATTAGCGGAACCGTAGAAGCGGCAGTGCTTCGTTATGCAGAGCTTACCAAAAAAGCGGGTTTGGACGGTGTTGTCGCATCACCTTCCGAGGTTGAGGCTATTAAGTCGCTATGCGGCAGCTCTTTCAAAACCGTAACGCCAGGGATTCGTCCCATTGGAGCGGATGTTAATGATCAATCACGCATCATGACGCCAAGTGAGGCGCTGCGCAAAGGAACTGATTATATGGTTATCGGTCGCCCGATTACAGCGGCACCAAATCCGCGTGCAGCATTAGAATCTA